The following coding sequences lie in one Arachis stenosperma cultivar V10309 chromosome 5, arast.V10309.gnm1.PFL2, whole genome shotgun sequence genomic window:
- the LOC130980457 gene encoding sugar carrier protein C-like: MAGGFIEKGSSEKNYPGKLTFRVFITCVTAAFGGLIFGYDLGISGGVTSMDPFLKKFFPDVYAKEHNIKPTDNQYCKFDSQVLTLFTSSLYLAALVASIFASKVTRAFGRRLTMISGGVLFLAGAALNGFAQQVWMLIVGRMLLGFGIGCANQSVPIYVSEVAPYKYRGALNMLFQLAITIGIFVANILNYLFAKMENGEGWRYSLGLAGVPAIMIIIGAMFLPDSPNSLIERGQAEKAKEELIKIRGTDDVDEEFKDLVAASEASKQVKHPWSSLLKSEYRPHLTMAIAIPFFQQLTGMNVITFYAPVLFKTIGFGGTASLMSAMITGGCNALATLVSIFTVDKVGRRKLFLEGGAQMFICQLVIAAAIGSKFGTDGNPGVLPKWFALTVVVFICVYVAGFAWSWGPLGWLVPSEIFPLEVRSAAQSVNVSVNMIFTFAIAQVFTSMLCHMKFGLFIFFAFFVIVMSVFIYKFLPETKGVPIEEISLVWENHPYWNKFVKSSAQKNKIAAPDSQV; the protein is encoded by the exons ATGGCGGGTGGCTTCATAGAGAAGGGGTCTTCCGAAAAGAACTATCCCGGAAAACTCACTTTCAGAGTCTTCATAACATGTGTCACCGCTGCATTTGGAGGTCTTATCTTTGGATATGACTTAGGCATTTCAG GTGGAGTCACCTCCATGGATCCTTTTCTGAAGAAATTCTTCCCTGATGTGTACGCAAAGGAGCACAACATTAAGCCCACTGATAACCAATATTGTAAATTTGATAGCCAAGTGCTCACACTCTTCACTTCCTCTCTCTATTTGGCTGCTCTTGTGGCATCAATCTTCGCATCCAAGGTAACTCGAGCCTTCGGTAGGCGCCTCACCATGATCTCCGGCGGTGTTCTCTTTCTCGCCGGTGCAGCTTTGAACGGCTTCGCCCAGCAAGTTTGGATGCTTATTGTTGGCCGCATGTTGCTAGGTTTTGGAATCGGATGCGCCAATCAG TCTGTGCCGATCTACGTGTCCGAGGTTGCTCCATACAAATACAGAGGAGCACTTAACATGTTGTTTCAATTGGCAATCACCATTGGCATTTTTGTTGCCAATATTCTGAACTACCTTTTTGCCAAGATGGAGAACGGCGAAGGGTGGCGCTATAGCTTAGGTTTGGCAGGAGTCCCTGCAATAATGATCATCATCGGTGCAATGTTTCTTCCTGACTCTCCAAACTCGTTGATCGAGCGTGGACAAGCTGAGAAGGCCAAGGAGGAACTAATCAAGATTCGTGGAACCGATGATGTTGACGAGGAGTTTAAGGATCTTGTTGCTGCCAGTGAAGCCTCCAAACAGGTCAAGCATCCTTGGTCTTCTTTGCTCAAAAGTGAGTACAGGCCTCACCTCACCATGGCTatagccattcccttcttccaaCAACTCACTGGCATGAATGTCATCACATTCTATGCTCCTGTTTTGTTCAAAACTATTGGCTTTGGTGGAACTGCTTCTCTTATGTCTGCCATGATTACCGGAGGTTGTAACGCCCTTGCCACCCTTGTTTCCATCTTTACCGTTGACAAGGTTGGCAGACGAAAGCTTTTTCTCGAAGGTGGTGCTCAAATGTTTATCTGTCAG CTTGTGATCGCAGCTGCAATAGGTAGCAAATTTGGAACAGATGGAAACCCTGGAGTTCTTCCCAAGTGGTTTGCCTTAACTGTTGTGGTATTCATATGTGTCTACGTGGCGGGATTTGCGTGGTCGTGGGGTCCATTAGGATGGTTGGTACCCAGTGAAATATTCCCGCTTGAAGTTCGATCCGCAGCTCAGAGTGTCAACGTTTCGGTTAACATGATCTTCACCTTTGCCATTGCCCAAGTTTTCACTTCAATGTTGTGCCATATGAAGTTCGGGCTCTTCATCTTTTTTGCATTCTTTGTGATTGTTATGAGTGTCTTTATCTACAAGTTCTTGCCAGAGACAAAGGGTGTTCCCATTGAAGAAATTTCTCTTGTGTGGGAGAATCATCCTTATTGGAACAAATTCGTC